One window of Burkholderia vietnamiensis LMG 10929 genomic DNA carries:
- the kynU gene encoding kynureninase — MKTREDALALDRDDPLAALRGQFALPDGVIYLDGNSLGAQPRASAARAQQVIGAEWGEGLIRSWNTAGWFALPRRLGDKLATLIGGAAGETVVTDTISINLFKLLSAMLRHQAERAPQRRVIVSERSNFPTDLYIAQGLIEQLGGGYELRLIDDPAELPAALGDDTAVAMITHVNYRTGYMHDMPAVTQLAHDAGALMLWDLAHSAGAVPVDLNGARADGAVGCTYKYLNGGPGSPAFVWVPHRHHAHFSQPLSGWWGHRAPFAMQPAFAPDPGIARFLCGTQPIVSMSMVECGLDVFLQTDMQAIRRKSLALTDAFIALVEARCAGLSLKLVTPRAHHQRGSQASFEHPHGYEVMQALIARGVIGDYREPDVLRFGFTPLYTRFVDVWDAVDTLRDILATDAWKAPEFAERGAVT; from the coding sequence ATCAAGACCCGTGAAGACGCGCTCGCCCTCGACCGCGACGATCCGCTCGCCGCGCTGCGCGGCCAGTTCGCGCTGCCCGACGGCGTGATCTATCTCGACGGCAATTCGCTCGGCGCGCAGCCGCGCGCATCGGCCGCCCGCGCGCAACAGGTGATCGGCGCCGAATGGGGCGAAGGCCTGATCCGCAGCTGGAACACCGCCGGCTGGTTCGCGCTGCCGCGCCGCCTCGGCGACAAGCTCGCGACGCTGATCGGCGGCGCAGCCGGCGAAACGGTCGTGACCGACACGATCTCGATCAACCTGTTCAAGCTGCTGTCTGCGATGCTGCGCCATCAGGCCGAGCGCGCGCCGCAGCGCCGCGTGATCGTGTCCGAGCGCTCGAATTTCCCGACCGACCTGTACATCGCGCAAGGGCTGATCGAGCAGCTCGGCGGCGGCTACGAGCTGCGTCTGATCGACGATCCGGCGGAATTGCCGGCCGCGCTCGGCGACGACACGGCCGTCGCGATGATCACGCACGTGAACTACCGCACCGGCTACATGCACGACATGCCGGCCGTCACGCAGCTCGCGCACGACGCGGGCGCGCTGATGCTGTGGGATCTCGCGCACTCCGCCGGCGCGGTGCCGGTCGACCTGAACGGCGCGCGTGCCGACGGCGCGGTCGGCTGCACGTACAAATACCTGAACGGCGGCCCCGGCTCGCCGGCGTTCGTGTGGGTGCCGCATCGCCATCACGCGCATTTCTCGCAGCCGCTGTCCGGCTGGTGGGGCCACCGCGCGCCGTTCGCGATGCAGCCGGCGTTCGCGCCGGACCCGGGCATCGCGCGCTTTCTGTGCGGCACGCAGCCGATCGTGTCGATGTCGATGGTCGAATGCGGGCTCGACGTGTTCCTGCAGACCGACATGCAGGCGATCCGCCGCAAGTCGCTGGCGCTGACCGACGCGTTCATCGCGCTCGTCGAAGCGCGCTGCGCGGGGCTGTCGCTGAAGCTCGTCACGCCGCGCGCGCATCACCAGCGCGGCTCGCAGGCGAGCTTCGAGCATCCGCACGGCTATGAAGTCATGCAGGCGCTGATCGCGCGCGGCGTGATCGGCGACTACCGCGAGCCCGACGTGCTGCGCTTCGGCTTCACGCCGCTCTATACGCGCTTCGTCGACGTCTGGGACGCCGTCGACACGCTGCGCGACATCCTCGCCACCGACGCGTGGAAGGCGCCCGAGTTCGCCGAGCGCGGCGCGGTGACCTGA
- the xylB gene encoding xylulokinase has protein sequence MYLGIDLGTSEVKVLLLAPDGTVVGTAGTPFSVSRPHPRWAEQHPDDWWQGTLAALAALRAQHRDAFAQVRGIGLSGQMHGAVLLGRDDRVLRPAILWNDMRSADECALLTERAPDLHTLAGNLAMPGFTAPKLLWVAKHEPDVFAATACVLMPKDYLRFRLTGAKVSDPSDAAGTLWLDVARRDWSDALLAACDMTRAQMPRIVEGNAPSGMLRADVARELGLSEAVVVAGGGGDNATSALGIGAIHAGDGFVSLGTSGVLSVVGDRFMPNPASAVHAFCHAIPDRWQLMSVVLSAASCLRWVCKLTGTDEPALLAEIEALDADALATAPLFLPYLSGERTPHNDPYAQGVFFGMTHATERAHLGYAVLEGVTLGLADGLDALHAAGVETDRLSLIGGGARSAFWAQLIADALNVRTRRHGGGETGAALGAARLGWLAVGGDPQTVLTKPPVRAEYTPDAARHALLRERLDAFRALYRHVRPLYEPSRARLA, from the coding sequence ATGTATCTCGGCATCGACCTCGGCACCTCGGAAGTGAAGGTGCTGCTGCTCGCCCCGGACGGCACCGTGGTCGGCACCGCCGGCACGCCGTTCAGCGTGTCGCGGCCGCATCCGCGCTGGGCGGAACAGCATCCCGACGACTGGTGGCAGGGCACGCTGGCCGCGCTCGCGGCGCTGCGCGCGCAGCACCGCGACGCGTTCGCCCAGGTGCGCGGAATCGGCCTGTCGGGCCAGATGCACGGCGCGGTGCTGCTCGGTCGCGACGACCGCGTGCTGCGCCCCGCGATCCTGTGGAACGACATGCGCAGCGCCGACGAATGCGCGCTGCTCACCGAGCGCGCACCCGACCTGCACACCCTCGCCGGCAACCTCGCGATGCCCGGCTTCACCGCGCCGAAGCTGCTGTGGGTCGCGAAGCACGAACCCGACGTGTTCGCCGCGACGGCCTGCGTGCTGATGCCGAAGGACTACCTGCGCTTCCGTCTGACCGGCGCGAAGGTGTCCGACCCATCGGATGCGGCCGGCACGCTGTGGCTCGACGTCGCGCGCCGCGACTGGTCCGACGCGCTGCTCGCCGCCTGCGACATGACGCGCGCGCAGATGCCGCGCATCGTCGAAGGCAACGCGCCGTCGGGCATGCTGCGCGCGGACGTCGCGCGCGAGCTGGGACTGTCCGAAGCAGTCGTCGTCGCGGGCGGCGGCGGCGACAACGCGACCAGCGCGCTCGGCATCGGCGCGATCCACGCGGGCGACGGCTTCGTGTCGCTCGGCACGTCGGGCGTGCTGAGCGTCGTCGGCGACCGCTTCATGCCGAATCCGGCGTCGGCCGTGCACGCGTTCTGCCATGCGATCCCCGACCGCTGGCAACTGATGAGCGTCGTGCTGTCCGCGGCGAGCTGCCTGCGCTGGGTCTGCAAGCTGACGGGCACCGACGAGCCCGCGCTGCTCGCCGAGATCGAGGCGCTCGACGCGGACGCGCTCGCGACGGCGCCGCTGTTCCTGCCCTACCTGTCCGGCGAACGCACGCCGCACAACGATCCGTATGCGCAAGGCGTGTTCTTCGGGATGACGCATGCGACCGAGCGCGCGCATCTCGGCTACGCGGTGCTCGAAGGCGTGACGCTCGGCCTCGCCGACGGCCTCGACGCGCTGCATGCGGCCGGCGTCGAGACCGACCGGCTGTCGCTGATCGGCGGCGGCGCGCGCAGCGCGTTCTGGGCGCAGCTGATCGCCGACGCGCTGAACGTGCGCACGCGCCGGCACGGCGGCGGCGAAACCGGTGCGGCGCTGGGCGCCGCGCGGCTCGGCTGGCTCGCCGTCGGCGGCGATCCGCAGACGGTGCTGACCAAGCCGCCGGTGCGCGCCGAATACACGCCCGACGCCGCGCGCCATGCGCTGCTGCGCGAGCGCCTCGACGCGTTCCGCGCGCTGTATCGCCACGTGCGTCCGCTGTACGAGCCGTCGCGCGCGCGGCTCGCGTGA
- a CDS encoding carbohydrate ABC transporter permease, which produces MSDLTFASRPAPAPFALVRRALPGALAWLIALLLFFPIFWMAITAFKTEQQAYASTLLFVPTLDSFREVFARSDYFAFAWNSVLISAGVTVISLLLAVPAAYAMAFFPNRRTQKVLLWMLSTKMMPSVGVLVPIYLLWKNAGLLDTVSGLVIVYTLINLPIAVWMTFTYFNEIPKDILEAGRIDGASTWQEIVYLLMPMALPGLASTALLLVILSWNEAFWSINLSSSNAAPLTVFIASYSSPEGLFWAKLSAASLLAVAPILIVGWLSQKQLVRGLTFGAVK; this is translated from the coding sequence ATGAGCGACCTGACTTTCGCAAGCCGGCCTGCGCCGGCCCCGTTCGCGCTCGTGCGCCGCGCGCTGCCCGGCGCGCTCGCGTGGCTGATCGCGCTGCTGCTGTTCTTTCCGATCTTCTGGATGGCGATCACCGCGTTCAAGACCGAGCAGCAGGCGTATGCGTCGACGCTGCTGTTCGTGCCGACGCTCGACAGCTTCCGCGAGGTGTTCGCGCGCAGCGACTACTTCGCGTTCGCGTGGAACTCGGTGCTGATCTCGGCCGGCGTCACCGTGATCTCGCTGCTGCTCGCGGTGCCGGCCGCGTATGCGATGGCGTTCTTCCCGAACCGCCGCACGCAGAAGGTGCTGCTGTGGATGCTGTCGACCAAGATGATGCCGTCGGTCGGCGTGCTGGTGCCGATCTATCTGCTGTGGAAGAACGCGGGGCTGCTCGATACCGTGTCGGGCCTCGTGATCGTCTACACGCTGATCAACCTGCCGATCGCCGTGTGGATGACCTTCACGTACTTCAACGAGATCCCGAAGGACATCCTCGAAGCGGGCCGCATCGACGGCGCGTCGACGTGGCAGGAGATCGTCTACCTGCTGATGCCGATGGCGCTGCCGGGCCTCGCGTCGACCGCGCTGCTGCTCGTGATCCTGTCGTGGAACGAGGCGTTCTGGAGCATCAACCTGTCGAGCTCGAACGCGGCGCCGCTCACCGTGTTCATCGCGTCGTATTCGAGCCCCGAGGGCCTGTTCTGGGCGAAGCTGTCGGCCGCTTCGCTGCTCGCGGTCGCGCCGATCCTGATCGTCGGCTGGCTGTCGCAGAAGCAGCTGGTGCGCGGGCTCACGTTCGGGGCCGTCAAATGA
- the kynA gene encoding tryptophan 2,3-dioxygenase — MQPPGDDAPAGCPFSGTRAAPSAHQAPGDAAGEPGWHNAQLDFSKSMSYGDYLSLNSILNAQHPLSPDHNEMLFIIQHQTSELWMKLALFELRGALDAVRGDALPPAFKMLARVSRILEQLVQAWNVLSTMTPSEYSAMRPYLGQSSGFQSYQYRQLEFLLGNKNVQMLQPHAHRPEILAEVRATLEAPSFYDEVVRLLARRGFPIAPERLERDWTQPMRHDETVEAAWLEVYRHPQQHWELYEMAEELVDLEDAFRQWRFRHVTTVERIIGFKQGTGGTSGAPYLRKMLDVVLFPELWHVRTTL, encoded by the coding sequence ATGCAGCCTCCCGGCGACGACGCGCCGGCCGGCTGCCCGTTCTCGGGCACGCGCGCCGCGCCGTCCGCTCATCAGGCGCCGGGCGATGCCGCGGGCGAGCCGGGCTGGCATAACGCGCAACTCGATTTCTCGAAGTCGATGAGCTACGGCGATTACCTGTCGCTGAATTCGATCCTCAACGCGCAACATCCGCTCTCGCCCGATCACAACGAGATGCTGTTCATCATCCAGCATCAGACCAGCGAGCTGTGGATGAAGCTCGCGCTGTTCGAGCTGCGCGGCGCGCTCGACGCAGTGCGTGGCGACGCGCTGCCGCCCGCGTTCAAGATGCTCGCGCGCGTGTCGCGGATCCTCGAGCAGCTCGTGCAGGCGTGGAACGTGCTGTCGACGATGACGCCGTCCGAGTATTCGGCGATGCGCCCGTATCTCGGCCAGTCGTCGGGTTTTCAGTCGTACCAGTACCGGCAGCTCGAATTCCTGCTCGGCAACAAGAACGTGCAGATGCTGCAGCCGCATGCGCACCGGCCCGAGATCCTCGCCGAGGTGCGCGCGACGCTCGAAGCGCCGTCGTTCTACGACGAAGTCGTGCGCCTGCTCGCGCGGCGCGGTTTCCCGATCGCGCCGGAGCGGCTCGAGCGCGACTGGACGCAGCCGATGCGCCACGACGAGACCGTCGAGGCCGCGTGGCTCGAGGTCTATCGTCACCCGCAGCAGCATTGGGAGCTGTACGAGATGGCCGAGGAGCTCGTCGATCTGGAGGACGCGTTCCGTCAGTGGCGCTTCCGTCACGTGACGACCGTCGAGCGCATCATCGGCTTCAAGCAGGGCACCGGCGGCACGAGCGGCGCGCCGTATCTGCGCAAGATGCTCGACGTCGTGCTGTTCCCCGAGCTCTGGCACGTGCGCACCACGCTGTAG
- a CDS encoding flavin reductase family protein, with product MKHATPPDFDSAAFRQALGQFATGVTVITTRAPSGQLIGITASSFNSVSLDPPLVLWSLAHKSASTPVFRSNSHYVVNVLAASQLDLCKRFSTYKGDRFEGIAHAAGNSGMPVLDGALAWFECHNRSRYDEGDHVIFVGEVERCGVRAAADAAPPLVFHGGGFHGLTPL from the coding sequence ATGAAGCACGCCACTCCGCCCGATTTCGACTCGGCCGCATTTCGTCAGGCGCTCGGCCAGTTCGCCACCGGCGTCACCGTCATCACGACGCGCGCGCCGTCCGGGCAACTGATCGGCATCACCGCGAGCTCGTTCAACTCGGTGTCGCTCGATCCGCCGCTGGTGCTGTGGAGCCTCGCGCACAAATCGGCGTCCACGCCCGTATTCCGCAGCAACAGCCATTACGTGGTGAACGTGCTCGCGGCGTCGCAACTCGACCTGTGCAAGCGTTTCTCGACCTACAAGGGCGATCGCTTCGAAGGGATCGCGCACGCGGCCGGCAACTCGGGCATGCCGGTGCTCGACGGCGCGCTCGCCTGGTTCGAATGCCACAACCGCAGCCGCTACGACGAAGGCGACCATGTGATCTTCGTCGGCGAAGTCGAGCGTTGCGGCGTGCGCGCCGCAGCCGACGCCGCGCCGCCGCTGGTGTTCCACGGCGGCGGCTTCCACGGGCTCACACCGCTTTGA
- a CDS encoding Lrp/AsnC family transcriptional regulator, translating to MHAITLDATDCRILAVLQEEGRISNLDLAERISLSPSACLRRMRLLEEQGVIEHYRACLSREKLGFELEAFVQVSMRNEENQWHERFAEALREWPEVVGAFVVTGESHYLLRVLAHNLKHYSDFVLNRLYKAPGVMDIRSNIVLQTLKDEAGAPVGLARTGAIKAV from the coding sequence ATGCATGCGATCACGCTCGATGCCACCGACTGCCGGATTCTCGCCGTACTGCAGGAGGAAGGCAGAATCAGCAATCTGGACCTGGCCGAACGCATCTCGCTTTCGCCGTCGGCCTGTCTGCGCCGGATGCGGCTGCTCGAGGAGCAAGGGGTCATCGAACACTACCGTGCGTGCCTGAGCCGCGAGAAGCTCGGCTTCGAGCTCGAGGCGTTCGTGCAGGTGTCGATGCGCAACGAGGAAAACCAGTGGCACGAGCGCTTCGCGGAAGCGCTGCGCGAATGGCCGGAGGTGGTCGGCGCGTTCGTCGTGACCGGCGAAAGCCATTACCTGCTGCGCGTGCTCGCGCACAACCTCAAGCACTATTCGGATTTCGTGCTGAACCGCCTGTACAAGGCGCCCGGCGTGATGGACATCCGCTCGAACATCGTGCTGCAGACGCTGAAGGACGAAGCGGGCGCGCCGGTCGGGCTGGCGCGCACGGGGGCGATCAAAGCGGTGTGA
- the dalD gene encoding D-arabinitol 4-dehydrogenase: protein MTASPSEHPPVLLHIGAGSFHRAHQAWYLHRVNAAVPAGERWTLTVGNIRDDMRTTMDALAAQHGAYTLETVTPQGERAYETIRAISRVLPWSPDLAALIDAGADPACRIVSFTVTEGGYYLDEHNRLDLANADLAADLQGARTTLYGALAALLAERVARGAGPLTLQSCDNLRNNGARFRAGMRAFLEQRGETALLAWFDAHVATPSAMVDRITPRPTPDVRERVRAATGIDDACPVMAESFIQWVIEDRFAAGRPRWELAGAELVDDVHPYEEAKIRILNATHSCIAWAGTLAGHTYIHEGTHDAGIRRFAHDYVTQDVIPCLTPSPLDLERYRDVVLERFGNPYVLDTNQRVAADGFSKIPGFIAPTLAESFARGAAPIATAVLPALFLRFLERWARGRLPYAYQDGVMDEGAARAIVAADDPVLALCASRALWGTLAGNAALLDALRTALARVDAWLAQR from the coding sequence ATGACCGCATCGCCTTCCGAGCACCCGCCCGTGCTGCTGCATATCGGCGCAGGCTCGTTCCATCGCGCGCACCAGGCGTGGTATCTGCACCGCGTGAACGCGGCCGTGCCGGCCGGCGAGCGCTGGACGCTGACCGTCGGTAACATCCGCGACGACATGCGCACGACGATGGACGCGCTCGCCGCCCAGCACGGCGCCTACACGCTCGAAACCGTCACGCCGCAAGGCGAGCGCGCGTACGAGACGATCCGCGCGATCTCGCGCGTGCTGCCGTGGTCGCCCGATCTGGCCGCGCTGATCGACGCCGGCGCCGATCCGGCGTGCCGGATCGTGTCGTTCACGGTCACCGAAGGCGGCTACTACCTCGACGAGCACAACCGCCTCGACCTCGCGAACGCCGATCTCGCAGCCGATCTGCAAGGCGCGCGCACGACGCTCTACGGCGCGCTCGCCGCGCTGCTGGCCGAACGCGTCGCGCGCGGCGCGGGCCCGCTCACGCTGCAGAGCTGCGACAACCTGCGCAACAACGGCGCGCGCTTTCGCGCCGGGATGCGCGCGTTCCTCGAGCAGCGTGGCGAAACCGCGCTGCTCGCGTGGTTCGATGCGCACGTGGCGACGCCGAGCGCGATGGTCGATCGCATCACGCCGCGCCCGACCCCGGACGTGCGCGAACGCGTGCGCGCGGCGACCGGCATCGACGACGCCTGCCCCGTGATGGCCGAATCCTTCATCCAGTGGGTGATCGAGGACCGCTTCGCGGCCGGCCGCCCGCGCTGGGAGCTGGCCGGCGCGGAGCTGGTGGACGACGTGCACCCGTACGAAGAAGCGAAGATCCGCATCCTGAACGCGACCCACAGCTGCATCGCGTGGGCCGGCACGCTCGCGGGCCACACGTATATCCACGAAGGCACGCACGACGCCGGGATCCGCCGCTTCGCGCACGACTACGTGACGCAGGACGTGATCCCGTGCCTCACGCCGAGTCCGCTCGACCTCGAACGCTACCGCGACGTCGTGCTCGAGCGCTTCGGCAACCCGTACGTGCTCGACACCAACCAGCGCGTCGCGGCCGACGGCTTCTCGAAGATCCCCGGCTTCATCGCGCCGACGCTCGCCGAATCGTTCGCGCGCGGCGCCGCGCCGATCGCCACCGCGGTGCTGCCCGCGCTGTTCCTGCGCTTTCTGGAGCGCTGGGCGCGCGGCCGGCTGCCGTATGCCTACCAGGACGGCGTGATGGACGAAGGCGCCGCGCGCGCGATCGTCGCCGCCGACGACCCGGTGCTCGCCCTGTGCGCATCGCGCGCGCTGTGGGGCACGCTCGCCGGCAACGCGGCGCTGCTCGACGCGCTGCGCACCGCGCTCGCGCGCGTGGACGCATGGCTCGCGCAGCGCTGA
- a CDS encoding sugar-binding transcriptional regulator, producing MPPRRPTACPDPNRIAIVSKSSEKLDLATRAAWLYYVAGDTQNEIAEKLQVSRPVAQRLVAFAVEKNLIRVRVDHQLADCLDLGAQLSKRYGLTMCEVVPVDADAPEAIDRKLAVAGAQVMERYLNETRPMVIAVSSGRTLKAAVAQIAQIDRPQHRLVSMVGAIAADGSSNRYDVAQYISEKTGSKHFLLPAPLFADSDAERAQWCNHRLYRIVDALSAQADVAFVGVGNLGPHCPLYEDGFITEQERDEMTARGAVAELLGVPIDAQGKLVDVSTSARVTSVALDTPPKRPTIAFAGGTKKRDAVIAALRGGWLSGLVTDESCARAALDA from the coding sequence ATGCCGCCGCGCCGCCCGACGGCCTGCCCAGATCCGAACCGAATCGCTATCGTGTCCAAGTCCTCAGAAAAACTCGATCTCGCCACGCGCGCCGCGTGGCTCTACTACGTCGCCGGCGACACGCAGAACGAAATCGCCGAGAAGCTGCAGGTGTCGCGCCCGGTCGCGCAGCGGCTGGTCGCGTTCGCGGTCGAGAAGAACCTGATCCGCGTGCGCGTCGATCACCAGCTCGCCGACTGCCTGGACCTCGGCGCGCAGCTGTCGAAACGCTACGGGCTCACGATGTGCGAAGTCGTGCCCGTCGATGCGGATGCGCCCGAGGCGATCGACCGCAAGCTCGCGGTCGCCGGCGCGCAGGTGATGGAGCGGTATCTGAACGAGACGCGGCCGATGGTGATCGCGGTCAGCAGCGGCCGCACGCTGAAGGCGGCCGTCGCGCAGATCGCGCAGATCGACCGGCCGCAGCACCGGCTCGTGTCGATGGTCGGCGCGATCGCCGCCGACGGCTCGTCGAACCGCTACGACGTCGCGCAGTACATCTCCGAGAAGACCGGCAGCAAACACTTCCTGCTGCCGGCGCCGCTGTTCGCCGACAGCGATGCCGAGCGCGCGCAATGGTGCAATCACCGGCTGTACCGGATCGTCGACGCGCTGTCGGCGCAGGCCGACGTCGCGTTCGTCGGCGTCGGCAACCTCGGCCCGCACTGCCCGCTCTACGAGGACGGCTTCATCACCGAACAGGAACGCGACGAGATGACCGCGCGCGGCGCGGTGGCCGAACTGCTCGGCGTGCCGATCGATGCACAGGGCAAGCTGGTCGACGTGTCGACCAGCGCGCGCGTGACGAGCGTCGCGCTCGACACGCCGCCGAAGCGCCCGACGATCGCGTTCGCGGGCGGCACGAAGAAGCGCGACGCGGTGATCGCGGCGCTGCGCGGCGGCTGGCTGTCGGGGCTCGTCACCGACGAGAGCTGCGCGCGGGCGGCGCTCGACGCGTGA
- a CDS encoding HAD family hydrolase has translation MTAAGHEPSVLICDCDGVLIDSEAVAADVLVRELEARWPGVDARPAVMPLLGLRIERVLAGAAGALGRALTDGDVEAIRRAVEAAAVNAPMVDGIDAALAEIALTTACASNSYRAYVEAALARTGLTRFFGDRLFCADAVARPKPAPDVYLAAARTLGVAPAQCLVVEDSATGITAAAAAGMTVLGFVGGGHASAAQIDALRGIGARHVFDDMHELPGYVARWQATGAVLPN, from the coding sequence ATGACGGCGGCCGGCCATGAACCGAGCGTGCTGATCTGCGATTGCGACGGCGTGCTGATCGACAGCGAGGCCGTCGCCGCCGACGTCCTCGTGCGCGAGCTCGAGGCGCGCTGGCCCGGCGTCGACGCGCGGCCGGCCGTGATGCCGCTGCTGGGCCTGCGCATCGAGCGCGTGCTGGCCGGTGCGGCCGGCGCGCTCGGCCGCGCGCTGACGGACGGTGACGTCGAAGCGATCCGGCGCGCGGTCGAAGCGGCGGCCGTCAACGCGCCGATGGTCGACGGCATCGATGCGGCGCTGGCCGAGATCGCGCTGACCACCGCGTGCGCGAGCAACAGCTATCGCGCGTACGTCGAGGCGGCGCTCGCGCGTACCGGGCTCACGCGCTTCTTCGGCGACCGGCTGTTCTGCGCGGACGCGGTCGCGCGGCCGAAGCCCGCGCCCGACGTCTATCTCGCGGCCGCGCGCACGCTCGGCGTCGCGCCCGCGCAATGCCTCGTCGTCGAGGACAGCGCGACGGGCATCACCGCGGCGGCGGCGGCGGGCATGACCGTGCTCGGCTTCGTCGGCGGCGGCCACGCGTCGGCCGCGCAGATCGACGCGCTGCGCGGGATCGGCGCGCGCCACGTATTCGACGACATGCACGAGCTGCCCGGCTACGTCGCGCGCTGGCAGGCGACGGGCGCCGTGCTGCCGAACTAG
- the kynB gene encoding arylformamidase: MDTLWDISPPLSPATPVWPGDTPLSVERVWQMEAGSPVNVARLTLSPHTGAHCDAPLHNDADGAPIGAVALGAYLGPCRVIHCVGAAPRVQPVDVEAALDRVPPRVLLRTCAHASVERWDSDFCAVAPETIDLLAARGVKLIGIDTPSLDPQESKTMDAHHRVRAHRMAILEGIVLDDVPAGDYELIALPLKFTTLDASPVRAVLRALPGHSS, translated from the coding sequence ATGGACACACTCTGGGACATCTCGCCGCCGCTCAGCCCCGCCACGCCCGTGTGGCCGGGCGACACGCCGCTGTCGGTCGAGCGCGTATGGCAGATGGAGGCCGGCTCGCCGGTCAACGTCGCGCGCCTGACGCTGTCGCCGCATACCGGCGCGCACTGCGACGCGCCGCTGCATAACGACGCCGACGGCGCGCCGATCGGCGCCGTGGCGCTCGGCGCGTATCTCGGCCCGTGCCGCGTGATCCACTGCGTCGGCGCAGCGCCGCGCGTGCAGCCGGTCGACGTCGAGGCCGCGCTCGATCGCGTGCCGCCGCGCGTGCTGCTGCGCACCTGCGCGCACGCGAGCGTCGAGCGGTGGGACAGCGATTTCTGCGCGGTCGCGCCGGAGACGATCGACCTGCTCGCCGCCCGCGGCGTGAAGCTGATCGGCATCGACACGCCGTCGCTGGACCCGCAGGAATCGAAGACGATGGATGCGCATCACCGCGTGCGCGCGCACCGGATGGCGATACTCGAAGGCATCGTGCTCGACGACGTCCCGGCCGGCGATTACGAGCTGATCGCGCTGCCGCTGAAGTTCACGACGCTCGATGCGAGCCCCGTGCGTGCGGTGCTGCGCGCGCTGCCCGGCCATTCCTCCTGA
- a CDS encoding ABC transporter ATP-binding protein, translating into MASVHLRNIAKRYDDTEVLRNVNLDIADGEFVVFVGPSGCGKSTLMRMIAGLEDISSGELLIDGAKVNDVPSAKRGIAMVFQSYALYPHMTLYDNMAFGLKLAGAKKPEIDQAVKQAAKILHIDHLLDRKPKQLSGGQRQRVAIGRAITRKPKVFLFDEPLSNLDAALRVKMRLEFARLHDELKTTMIYVTHDQVEAMTLADKIVVLSGGAVQQVGTPNELYHAPSNQFVAGFIGSPKMNFLKGTVESADAGGVLVRFDSGATQRVAVDAAGLQRGAAVTVGVRPEHLLVGDAADGVAARTMAVESLGDAAYLYAESPVAPDGLIARIPPLDTYRSGESLHLHAQAGHCHLFDEQGHAFRRLAAHAKAA; encoded by the coding sequence ATGGCAAGCGTGCACCTGCGCAACATCGCGAAGCGCTACGACGACACCGAAGTGCTGCGCAACGTGAACCTCGACATCGCCGACGGCGAATTCGTCGTGTTCGTCGGGCCGAGCGGCTGCGGCAAATCCACGCTGATGCGGATGATCGCCGGGCTCGAGGACATCTCGAGCGGCGAGCTGCTGATCGACGGCGCGAAGGTCAACGACGTGCCGAGCGCGAAGCGCGGCATCGCGATGGTGTTCCAGTCGTACGCGCTGTATCCGCACATGACGCTGTACGACAACATGGCGTTCGGGCTGAAGCTCGCCGGCGCGAAGAAGCCGGAGATCGACCAGGCCGTGAAGCAGGCCGCGAAGATCCTGCACATCGATCACTTGCTCGACCGCAAGCCGAAGCAGCTGTCGGGCGGCCAGCGGCAGCGCGTCGCGATCGGCCGCGCGATCACGCGCAAGCCGAAGGTGTTCCTGTTCGACGAGCCGTTGTCGAACCTCGACGCCGCGCTGCGCGTGAAGATGCGGCTGGAGTTCGCGCGGCTGCACGACGAGCTGAAGACCACGATGATCTACGTGACGCACGATCAGGTCGAGGCGATGACGCTCGCCGACAAGATCGTCGTGCTGTCGGGCGGCGCGGTGCAGCAGGTCGGCACGCCGAACGAGCTGTATCACGCGCCGTCGAACCAGTTCGTCGCGGGCTTCATCGGCTCGCCGAAGATGAATTTCCTGAAGGGCACGGTCGAGTCGGCCGATGCGGGCGGCGTGCTGGTGCGGTTCGACAGCGGCGCGACGCAGCGCGTCGCCGTCGATGCGGCCGGACTGCAGCGCGGCGCGGCCGTGACGGTCGGCGTGCGGCCCGAGCATCTGCTGGTGGGCGACGCGGCCGACGGCGTGGCAGCGCGGACGATGGCCGTCGAATCGCTCGGCGACGCCGCGTATCTGTATGCGGAGTCGCCGGTCGCGCCGGACGGGCTGATTGCGCGCATTCCGCCGCTCGATACGTACCGCAGCGGCGAGTCGCTGCATCTGCATGCGCAGGCCGGGCATTGCCATCTGTTCGACGAACAGGGGCACGCGTTCCGGCGCCTGGCCGCGCATGCGAAGGCGGCGTGA